In one window of Macrotis lagotis isolate mMagLag1 chromosome 5, bilby.v1.9.chrom.fasta, whole genome shotgun sequence DNA:
- the CD164 gene encoding sialomucin core protein 24 isoform X1 yields MNGTRGPRRPLSWAAAACLAALCALGAAQSPGSTAGARDASSAPPAPTPTPTAGPAPTTNSTLRPTTEHATTLAPAPESCEVHTNCTSCVENKNVTCYWIVCNASVSSVGAGYCSENKTSSNCTIVNNSSNCLVEPTTSPSPTNSTAKPSPSVSTIPAVTTVVTTGAPNTTVIPTPSTRKSSFDAASFIGGIVLVLSLQAVVFFLYKFCKSKERNYHTL; encoded by the exons ATGAACGGGACGCGCGGGCCCCGCCGGCCGCTCTCCTGGGCCGCCGCGGCCTGCCTGGCCGCGCTCTGCGCGCTCGGCGCGGCCCAGAGCCCCGGCTCCACCGCCGGCGCCCGAGACGCCTCGTCGGCGCCGCCGGCCCCGACCCCGACCCCGACGGCCGGCCCGGCGCCCACGACCAACTCCACCCTCCGGCCCACGACCGAGCACGCCACGACCCTGGCTCCGGCGCcag AAAGCTGTGAAGTACACACTAACTGCACTTCCTGTGTTGAGAacaaaaatgtcacatgctattggatAGTTTGTAATG CTTCTGTCTCTTCAGTAGGTGCTGGCTACTGTTCAGAAAATAAAACATCTTCAAATTGTACTATTgttaacaactcaagtaattGTTTAG TAGAACCTACTACCAGTCCATCTCCAACTAATTCTACAG CTAAACCTTCACCCTCAGTCTCAACCATCCCAGCTGTCACCACAGTTGTCACAACAG GTGCACCGAACACTACTGTGATTCCCACCCCTTCTACGAGAAAATCTTCTTTTGATGCAGCTAGTTTCATTGGAGGAATTGTTCTCGTGCTGAGTTTGCAGgctgtagttttctttctttataaattttgcAAGTCCAAAGAACGAAACTACCATACTCTTTAA
- the CD164 gene encoding sialomucin core protein 24 isoform X5, whose amino-acid sequence MNGTRGPRRPLSWAAAACLAALCALGAAQSPGSTAGARDASSAPPAPTPTPTAGPAPTTNSTLRPTTEHATTLAPAPESCEVHTNCTSCVENKNVTCYWIVCNGAGYCSENKTSSNCTIVNNSSNCLVEPTTSPSPTNSTAKPSPSVSTIPAVTTVVTTGAPNTTVIPTPSTRKSSFDAASFIGGIVLVLSLQAVVFFLYKFCKSKERNYHTL is encoded by the exons ATGAACGGGACGCGCGGGCCCCGCCGGCCGCTCTCCTGGGCCGCCGCGGCCTGCCTGGCCGCGCTCTGCGCGCTCGGCGCGGCCCAGAGCCCCGGCTCCACCGCCGGCGCCCGAGACGCCTCGTCGGCGCCGCCGGCCCCGACCCCGACCCCGACGGCCGGCCCGGCGCCCACGACCAACTCCACCCTCCGGCCCACGACCGAGCACGCCACGACCCTGGCTCCGGCGCcag AAAGCTGTGAAGTACACACTAACTGCACTTCCTGTGTTGAGAacaaaaatgtcacatgctattggatAGTTTGTAATG GTGCTGGCTACTGTTCAGAAAATAAAACATCTTCAAATTGTACTATTgttaacaactcaagtaattGTTTAG TAGAACCTACTACCAGTCCATCTCCAACTAATTCTACAG CTAAACCTTCACCCTCAGTCTCAACCATCCCAGCTGTCACCACAGTTGTCACAACAG GTGCACCGAACACTACTGTGATTCCCACCCCTTCTACGAGAAAATCTTCTTTTGATGCAGCTAGTTTCATTGGAGGAATTGTTCTCGTGCTGAGTTTGCAGgctgtagttttctttctttataaattttgcAAGTCCAAAGAACGAAACTACCATACTCTTTAA
- the CD164 gene encoding sialomucin core protein 24 isoform X6 — MNGTRGPRRPLSWAAAACLAALCALGAAQSPGSTAGARDASSAPPAPTPTPTAGPAPTTNSTLRPTTEHATTLAPAPESCEVHTNCTSCVENKNVTCYWIVCNGAGYCSENKTSSNCTIVNNSSNCLEPTTSPSPTNSTAKPSPSVSTIPAVTTVVTTGAPNTTVIPTPSTRKSSFDAASFIGGIVLVLSLQAVVFFLYKFCKSKERNYHTL; from the exons ATGAACGGGACGCGCGGGCCCCGCCGGCCGCTCTCCTGGGCCGCCGCGGCCTGCCTGGCCGCGCTCTGCGCGCTCGGCGCGGCCCAGAGCCCCGGCTCCACCGCCGGCGCCCGAGACGCCTCGTCGGCGCCGCCGGCCCCGACCCCGACCCCGACGGCCGGCCCGGCGCCCACGACCAACTCCACCCTCCGGCCCACGACCGAGCACGCCACGACCCTGGCTCCGGCGCcag AAAGCTGTGAAGTACACACTAACTGCACTTCCTGTGTTGAGAacaaaaatgtcacatgctattggatAGTTTGTAATG GTGCTGGCTACTGTTCAGAAAATAAAACATCTTCAAATTGTACTATTgttaacaactcaagtaattGTTTAG AACCTACTACCAGTCCATCTCCAACTAATTCTACAG CTAAACCTTCACCCTCAGTCTCAACCATCCCAGCTGTCACCACAGTTGTCACAACAG GTGCACCGAACACTACTGTGATTCCCACCCCTTCTACGAGAAAATCTTCTTTTGATGCAGCTAGTTTCATTGGAGGAATTGTTCTCGTGCTGAGTTTGCAGgctgtagttttctttctttataaattttgcAAGTCCAAAGAACGAAACTACCATACTCTTTAA
- the CD164 gene encoding sialomucin core protein 24 isoform X4, giving the protein MNGTRGPRRPLSWAAAACLAALCALGAAQSPGSTAGARDASSAPPAPTPTPTAGPAPTTNSTLRPTTEHATTLAPAPESCEVHTNCTSCVENKNVTCYWIVCNVGAGYCSENKTSSNCTIVNNSSNCLEPTTSPSPTNSTAKPSPSVSTIPAVTTVVTTGAPNTTVIPTPSTRKSSFDAASFIGGIVLVLSLQAVVFFLYKFCKSKERNYHTL; this is encoded by the exons ATGAACGGGACGCGCGGGCCCCGCCGGCCGCTCTCCTGGGCCGCCGCGGCCTGCCTGGCCGCGCTCTGCGCGCTCGGCGCGGCCCAGAGCCCCGGCTCCACCGCCGGCGCCCGAGACGCCTCGTCGGCGCCGCCGGCCCCGACCCCGACCCCGACGGCCGGCCCGGCGCCCACGACCAACTCCACCCTCCGGCCCACGACCGAGCACGCCACGACCCTGGCTCCGGCGCcag AAAGCTGTGAAGTACACACTAACTGCACTTCCTGTGTTGAGAacaaaaatgtcacatgctattggatAGTTTGTAATG TAGGTGCTGGCTACTGTTCAGAAAATAAAACATCTTCAAATTGTACTATTgttaacaactcaagtaattGTTTAG AACCTACTACCAGTCCATCTCCAACTAATTCTACAG CTAAACCTTCACCCTCAGTCTCAACCATCCCAGCTGTCACCACAGTTGTCACAACAG GTGCACCGAACACTACTGTGATTCCCACCCCTTCTACGAGAAAATCTTCTTTTGATGCAGCTAGTTTCATTGGAGGAATTGTTCTCGTGCTGAGTTTGCAGgctgtagttttctttctttataaattttgcAAGTCCAAAGAACGAAACTACCATACTCTTTAA
- the CD164 gene encoding sialomucin core protein 24 isoform X2 has translation MNGTRGPRRPLSWAAAACLAALCALGAAQSPGSTAGARDASSAPPAPTPTPTAGPAPTTNSTLRPTTEHATTLAPAPESCEVHTNCTSCVENKNVTCYWIVCNASVSSVGAGYCSENKTSSNCTIVNNSSNCLEPTTSPSPTNSTAKPSPSVSTIPAVTTVVTTGAPNTTVIPTPSTRKSSFDAASFIGGIVLVLSLQAVVFFLYKFCKSKERNYHTL, from the exons ATGAACGGGACGCGCGGGCCCCGCCGGCCGCTCTCCTGGGCCGCCGCGGCCTGCCTGGCCGCGCTCTGCGCGCTCGGCGCGGCCCAGAGCCCCGGCTCCACCGCCGGCGCCCGAGACGCCTCGTCGGCGCCGCCGGCCCCGACCCCGACCCCGACGGCCGGCCCGGCGCCCACGACCAACTCCACCCTCCGGCCCACGACCGAGCACGCCACGACCCTGGCTCCGGCGCcag AAAGCTGTGAAGTACACACTAACTGCACTTCCTGTGTTGAGAacaaaaatgtcacatgctattggatAGTTTGTAATG CTTCTGTCTCTTCAGTAGGTGCTGGCTACTGTTCAGAAAATAAAACATCTTCAAATTGTACTATTgttaacaactcaagtaattGTTTAG AACCTACTACCAGTCCATCTCCAACTAATTCTACAG CTAAACCTTCACCCTCAGTCTCAACCATCCCAGCTGTCACCACAGTTGTCACAACAG GTGCACCGAACACTACTGTGATTCCCACCCCTTCTACGAGAAAATCTTCTTTTGATGCAGCTAGTTTCATTGGAGGAATTGTTCTCGTGCTGAGTTTGCAGgctgtagttttctttctttataaattttgcAAGTCCAAAGAACGAAACTACCATACTCTTTAA
- the CD164 gene encoding sialomucin core protein 24 isoform X3: MNGTRGPRRPLSWAAAACLAALCALGAAQSPGSTAGARDASSAPPAPTPTPTAGPAPTTNSTLRPTTEHATTLAPAPESCEVHTNCTSCVENKNVTCYWIVCNVGAGYCSENKTSSNCTIVNNSSNCLVEPTTSPSPTNSTAKPSPSVSTIPAVTTVVTTGAPNTTVIPTPSTRKSSFDAASFIGGIVLVLSLQAVVFFLYKFCKSKERNYHTL; encoded by the exons ATGAACGGGACGCGCGGGCCCCGCCGGCCGCTCTCCTGGGCCGCCGCGGCCTGCCTGGCCGCGCTCTGCGCGCTCGGCGCGGCCCAGAGCCCCGGCTCCACCGCCGGCGCCCGAGACGCCTCGTCGGCGCCGCCGGCCCCGACCCCGACCCCGACGGCCGGCCCGGCGCCCACGACCAACTCCACCCTCCGGCCCACGACCGAGCACGCCACGACCCTGGCTCCGGCGCcag AAAGCTGTGAAGTACACACTAACTGCACTTCCTGTGTTGAGAacaaaaatgtcacatgctattggatAGTTTGTAATG TAGGTGCTGGCTACTGTTCAGAAAATAAAACATCTTCAAATTGTACTATTgttaacaactcaagtaattGTTTAG TAGAACCTACTACCAGTCCATCTCCAACTAATTCTACAG CTAAACCTTCACCCTCAGTCTCAACCATCCCAGCTGTCACCACAGTTGTCACAACAG GTGCACCGAACACTACTGTGATTCCCACCCCTTCTACGAGAAAATCTTCTTTTGATGCAGCTAGTTTCATTGGAGGAATTGTTCTCGTGCTGAGTTTGCAGgctgtagttttctttctttataaattttgcAAGTCCAAAGAACGAAACTACCATACTCTTTAA